The Nocardia sp. NBC_01329 sequence AGCCACGCCGAGGAGGCCGACGGATCGAATCCGGCCGCGGCCAGCGGACTGCCCCAGTCCTCCCGGAGATCGACCGGAACCGCTATCCGGTGCCCGGCGGGTCGCGCACCCCGTGCGTCGAGAACCTGCTGTTTGAAAGCCAGCATTTCCGGGGTGTCCAGTTCGTAGACGGTGACTTCCGGTGCCAGCGGAAGCCGGAACGCGCGAGTGTCCAGCCCGGCCGCGATGATCACGACCTGCCGGATGGTGCGGGTGGCGTCGAGGAGGTAGTCGTCGAAGAAGCGGGTGCGGATGGGCAGGTAGCTGCTGAACGAGTCCCATATCTTCGACGCACCGTCCGCGTCGGTGGTTTCTTCCCCGATATCACCGGCGGCCAGGAAATCGGCTGCGTAGGGGTCGGCGAACAGCGGCTCCTCCCGAGCCGATTCGGCGGCGCGTGCGGCGGCGACCATGAGTGCGGTACGGCCGACGCCGGTCGGGACGGGGGCGCCCGGACGGCCAGAAGGAGAACCGGGGGTGGTCACCGCTTCACCCTAGAACGATTCCTCGAACAGAGCGGGGACCGCCGGATACCTCGTGGTGCCGGGCCCCCGGAGCACAGGCCCGACCCGGCGATACCGTGGTCGTCGCCGACCCCGGGGGCGACGTGGTGGGAGGTGAAGATGATATGGGGGTTCTTACCGCCCAGTTCGAGGGCCACCCGGGTGATATGGGCGGCAGCCCGGCCGGCGATCACAGCACCGGTGGTCGACCACCGGTGAAGGATCTTGCAACAGCGAATAGTTTCACGGCGCGATAAGCGCGCACCCACACCAATTCCCGCACGATACGGGGCTGATCACCGCCGGATCGCCGGTATCGACGATCCGGTCGGCGGGGTGCCGATCAGGTGCGCGTCTATGGTCCGTCGGCCGGGCTCTACCGCGCGGGTCGGTACCGGATGCGCTGCCCGGGGCGGGCGCGATGCCACCCCGAGCGGGTGGACCGGCCGGTTCGCTGGGTGGTTGCCGGTTACGATCCCGGTGACCGAAACCCTGGGCGGGCCGGCCGGACGGTGGTTTCATCCGACAGAGATTCAGGTTCGAGCGAAAGGCCCCGGAGATGTCTGTCGACACCCTTGACACCGCCACCACCGTGCAGGTGACCAAGCTCGGTACCCATATCGGTGCGCGGATCGACGGGGTCCGGCTGGGCGGGGATCTCGGCCCGGCGGCCGTCGCCGCGATCCGCGCGGCGCTCGCCGAACACAAGGTGATCTTCTTCCGCGGTCAGCACCACCTCACCGAGGACGGACAATACGAGTTCGCGGAACTGCTCGGCAGCCCGACCAACCCTCATCCCACCGTCCGATCGGCGGGACGGAAGAGTCTGGCGATCGATTCGCGGCTCGGCCGGTCCAACAGCTGGCACACCGATGTCACCTTCGTGGATCGGGTTCCGAAGGCATCCATCCTGCGCGCGGTCGTCCTGCCCAGCTACGGCGGTTCGACCACGTGGGCCTCGACGGTCGCCGCGTACAACTCGCTCCCCGAACCGCTCGAGCGGCTGGCCGAGAGCCTGCGGGCGCGCCATACCAACCTCTACGACTACGCCGCCGGCGCCGAGGACAACCCCGACGAGGGCGCGACCGCCTACCGGCGCGAATTCGAATCGACCTATTTCGAAACCGAACACCCGGTGGTGGAGGTTCACCCGGAGACCGGGGAACGGGCACTGCTGCTCGGCGGCTTCGTGAAGCAGTTCGTGGGGCTGTCCAGTAGCGAATCGCAGGCGCTGTTCCGGCTTTTCCAGGACCGTGTCACCCGGCTGGAGAACACCACGCGCTGGAACTGGGAGCTGGGCGATGTCGCGATCTGGGACAACCGCGCCACCCAGCACTACGCGATCGACGACTACGACGGTAGTGAGCATCGCCGACTGACCCGTATCACCCTGGCCGGTGATATCCCGGTGGGGGTCGACGGTGAACAGAGCACCGTGATCTCCGGTGATGCCGAATACTATTCGGCCGTTGACCGGTCGGCCCGCGCGGCATAGCCTTCGCGAGTGACGGGTTGCCCGGTCTTCGCGAAAACATCTGTTCCACAGCGGATTCGGAGAAGACCTTCGGTGTGGGGCTATTCGCGGCCCGAACCGGTGGCCGGTCCGTTCGAAAGGCATTCGCGGAATATCCGAACCGGTCGGTCTCACCCCCGGTTCACCGCGAGGGAACCGGTTTCGTGCTCGAGATGAGTGAAACTCTGGACAGAGTAGCGCGGTATCGCATTCCCCCCGGTAGCGGCCGATCGGGTGAGTGGACGCGGCGACCCGGGTCCTACCGGTCGCCGCGCGCCGTCCTCATTCGACCGCCCGGTTTCGATTAGTCTTTGACAGCTCGAGCGTCCGATGATCGCGCGTTGGACGGGCGCCGAACGATCTCCGGCCGACGAGGGGAATCCCGTGAATCTGTGGAGCTATATCCGAGGGCGGGGGGAGCTGCTCACGTTCCTCACCTATCAGCATGCTTCCCTGGCATTCCAGACGGTTCTGGTCGGCACGGTCGCCGCTGTGCTCATCGCTGTCGCTGTCTATCGGATGCCGTTGCTGTCCGCCCTGTCGCTGACCTCCAGCCGGGTCGCGCTCACCATTCCCTCATTGGCGCTGCTGGCACTGCTGCTGGTGCCGTTCGGACTCGGTGTCGTGCCGTCGTTCATCATGCTGGCGTTCTTCGCGGCCATGCCGGTGATCGGCAATGCCATCGTCGGATTACGTTCGGTGCCGGCTTCGGTCGTCGAATCCGCCCGGGGGATCGGCTTTTCCCGGATGCGCATTCTGCTGACCGTGGAACTGCCCATCGCCTGGCCGGTGATCCTCACCGGAATCAGAGTGTCCACCCAGATGATCGTCGGTGTCGCAGCCATCGTCGCCTATGTCCTCGGCCCGGGTCTCGGCTCACTGATCTTCAACGGACTGTCCCGGCTCGGCGGCGCGAACGCCCTCGAGATGGCGCTCACCGGAACCGTTCTCATCGTCGTCATCGCGTTGGTCTTCGACGCGCTACTCGTCCTGCTCGGACGTCTCACCATCGCAAAGGGACTGTCATGATGCGATACCTCCGCCTTCGCTGCGGCCTCCGCGGACCGCATGAGCCCGCTTTGTACGGCCTCCGCGGACCGCATGAGCCCGCTTTGTACGGCCTCCGCGGACCGCATGAACCCGCTTTGTACGGCCTCCGCGGACCGCATGAGCCCGCTTTGTACGGCCTCCGCGGACCGCATGAACCCGCTTTGTACGGCCTCCGCGGACCGCATGAACCCGCTTTGTACGGCCTCCGCGGACCGCATGAACCCGCTTCGTACGGCCTCCGCGGACCGCATGAACCCGCTTCGTACGGCCTCCGCGGACCGCACGAACTCGCTTCGAAGGAGGCTTCGTGACCGACGCTGTGACCAGTCGCGACACGGCGACAACAGTATCCGAGCGCACGGTCACCGGCGCGTCGATCACGCTGGACTCGGTCGTCAAACGGTTCAAGGGCCAGCAGAAACCGGCCGTGGAACGTCTCGACCTGGAGATCCCCGCCGGCGAGATCGTCGCGTTCGTGGGCCCGTCCGGCTGCGGGAAGACCACCACGCTCAAGATGATCAACCGGTTGATCGAACCCACCGAGGGCCGCATCTTCATCGACGGCCGTGATGTCACCAGAGAGGACCCCGACAAACTACGGCAGTCGATCGGTTATGTCATTCAGTCCGGTGGGCTGTTCCCGCACTGGTCGGTCGCCAAGAATGTCGGCGCCATCCCGCGGGTGCTCGGCTGGGACAAGAAACGGATCGCCGAGCGGACCGAATACCTGCTCGATCTGGTCGGCCTCGACCCCACGATCTTCGCCGACCGGTTGCCCAAGGATATGTCGGGTGGGCAGCAGCAGCGGGTCGGCGTGGCCCGCGCCCTCGCCGCCGACCCGCCGGTCCTGCTCATGGACGAGCCATTCGGCGCGGTCGACCCCATCACCCGGGCCCGTCTGCAGGACAGCCTGATCGCGATCCAGCACGAACTCGGTAAGACGATCGTGATCGTCACCCACGATTTCGAGGAGGCCACCAAACTCGGTGACAAGGTGCTGATCCTCTCCGAGGGCGGGCATATGGAGCAGTACGCCGCCCCGGAGGACATCCTCACCGATCCGGCCACTCCGTTCGTGGAGGAATTCGTCGGATCCGGTGCGAAACTCGCGTATCTGACTGTCTCGCGAGTCCGGGATGTCACCTCTGACAAGGTGGTCACGGCCCGGATCGGTGAATCCGCGCCGGCAGTGATCGAACGCGCGAAGTCCGCCGGGCACAGCTGGGTCGTCGTCGTCGACAGTGCCGGGCGGCCGCGGTCGTGGCCGACGCTGACCGAGCTCGCGACCAAACCCGAGGTCTCCGATTTCCTCGATCGGCGGCTGCCCGTCGTCGCCCGGTCCTCGACCCTCAACGACGCGCTCGACGCCATGCTCGCGACCAGTCAGGGCGCCGCGTTGGTCACCGACGGACGCGGTGCGGTGGTCGGCTCACTGAGCATCGATTCGGTCACCGAGGTGATCCGCGACAAACTCGCCGACGCGCGCTCCGACGAAGAAGACCCGTCCTATGTGACCTACGTCGACGGCACGGACCCGGCACCCACTCCGGTGGTCGCCGCCGACGACGAACCCGGATCGGCCGGGCAGGCATGAACCGGCTGCGCCGCCTGCCCATCGACGTATGGTTCGAGCCGCTCATCATCGCCGTCATCGGTATCGGATACCTGCTGTGGTACCGGTCTTCGACGTTCACCGAGACCGAAAGCGCTTCGCTGGGCTGGGCGAACTTGCAGAACACCATCCTCGAACACATCGAACTGACCGTGGTCGCCACGGTGATCGTGGTCGTGATCGCGATTCCACTGGGCATCGCGTTGACCCGGCCCGCACTGAAACGGTTCGAACCCGTCGCGGTCAATATCGCCAATATCGGCCAGGCCGCGCCCGCGGTCGGCCTGCTGGTCCTTTTCACGTTCTGGCTGGGCACCGGATTCCGGACCGCGATAGTCGGTCTCGTCGTCTACGCGATCCTGCCGATCCTGCAGAACACGATCGTCGGCCTGCGGCAGGTGGATCAGCGCACCATCGAGGCCTCGCGTGGAATCGGCTATTCGGGCACTCGCACGCTGTTCCAGGTGGAATTGCCGCTGGCAGTGCCGGTGATCCTCAACGGTGTACGGACCGCCCTGGTCATTCTGGTCGGCACCGCGACGCTGAGTACGTTCATCGGCGCCACCAGCCTCGGCACGCTGATCACCACCGGCGTCACCCTGTTCCTGCCCAAACTGCTCATCTCCGGTGCGATTCTGGTCGGGCTGCTGGCGTTGACGATCGACTGGCTGGGCCGACTCGTCGAACTGGCCGCAACCCCTCGAGGTGTGTCATGAGTTCGGCACCGGCGCGACTGGTCACTACGGTCTCGGTTCTCCTCGCGGCGGTCTCGCTGCTCGCCGGCTGCGGGCTGGTGAGCTCATCGGGCACCTTCCACGAGGCGCGGCTACCGGACGGGCAGCGTCCCCTGGACGGTGCGGAGCTCGTCGTGACCTCGAAGAGCTTCACCGAGGGCGTCCTGCTGGGCAAGATCACCGCGACCTACCTGGCGGCGGCCGGCGCCGAGGTCACCGACCTCACCGGGGCACCGGGTTCGGCCTCCTCACGACAGGCCCAGCTGAACGGCGACGCCGATATCCTCTGGGAGTACACCGGCACGGGCTGGGTGAACTACCACAACCAGACCGAGACGATCTCTGATCCCCAGGAACTCTGGCAGCGCGTCCACGACATCGAAAAACGCGATTACGACCTGGAATGGATGCCCCCGGCCAACTTCAACGACACCTACGCGTTCGGCGCGTCCACCCCGGCCGCCGAACGGCTCGGCGTGAAATCGCTGTCGGATGTCGCGGCGCTGCCCGTAGGCGACCGCACCTTCTGCGTGGACGACGAATTCTTCAGCCGCTCGGACGGTTTCATCCCGATGCTGCAGAAGTACGGTATCCCCTACAACGACCCCAACGGCGTCCCGGCGGCCAACGTGACCCGGATGGATGCCGGGGTCGTCTACACGGCGACCGCCAAGAGCCAGCCCTGCAATTTCGGCATGGTCTACACCACCGACGGCCGGGTGAAGAATCTGAACCTCGTCGTGCTCGACGACGATCGGAAATTCTTTCTGCCCTACAGCGGTACGGCGGTCGTGCGCGGTGAGATCGCCGACCGCTACCCGGAACTGGCTCCGTTGCTCGGGACGATCTCCGAACTGCTGACCGACGATCTGATGCAGGAACTCAACGGACGCGTCGATATCGACGGTGAGGACCCCTCCGATGTCGCCTACGACTGGCTGAAGAGCGAGAATCTGGTCGACTAGGACATCCACCTCGCCTGAAGGAGATCCGATGATCACCATCCTGGGAAGCGGTATCGCCGGTACCGCTCTGGCCGGCGCCCTGTCGAGGTCCGGGCGGCCGGTCACGGTCTATGAGCAGCGCGACGGCGGGGGCGGCGGGGCTTTCCTGATCCTGGACGGCCGCGGCCATCGCAGCCTCGTCTCCCTCGGTGTGCCGGAGCAGGATCTGCACGCCGCCTCGTATCCACTGAGCGAACTGCGGTACACCCCCGACGACGGGGTGACGCGGCGGCGGCCGAGCGAGGGGCATCGGTTCTGGCTGCGCAGCGATCTGATCGCGGTGCTGAAACGGTTCGCACTGGACGCGGGCGCCGCGATCAGCTACGGCAGCCCGATCGCCGAAGTGGCGGTCGACGCGTCGAGCGGGCACACCACCTTGCGAATCGGTAGCCGCACGGTCACCGCGCGGGACCTGGTCATCGGTGCCGACGGTATCGACTCGGTCGCGCGGGCAGGTACCGAACCCGGCCGGACTCCGGAGTACGCGGGCGATGTCGTGATCTACGGGATGACCGCGAAACCGGTGGAGTGCCCCACCGACCCCTTTGTTCTGCACTTCCACGCCGAATCCGCCGCCGGCACCCGTCCGGCCACCACCTTCGGGCATATCTGGCGGCCCGGTGCCGATGCGGCGCTGTGGTTTTTGCGTATCGAGCGGGAACCGCTCCCGCTCGCCGAGACCGGGGTCGTCCCGGCCGGCCGCTGGGCAGCGGAGGTCGCCGAGGCGGCACCTACCTCTGTGCGAGAGCTGACCGAGCTGCTGGTCGCGGCGACAGCGCAGGTCCACGTTTCCAATGCTCGCAATGTCGCGCTGACGGCCGCCGCGGCCCCGGTGACCCCGGTGATCCTGGTCGGCGACGCAGACCACGCCATCACGCCCGCGGCCGGGGTGGGGGCGCGGGAAGGTATCGAGGACATCGAAGCGGTCTACCACGCGATCGTCACCGGCGGCTCCCCGGCCGAGGCCATGATCGCCCGCCGCCGCGTGATATCCGAGGAACGGGAGCGCGTGGCCCGGCGGATGCGGGCGTGAGGGGATCCATGGCCAAGGAATTCGCGCAGCTGGACGGACCTTTGCGGCAGTTCATCGAGGCGCAGGCGATGTTCTTCGTCGCCACCGCACCGTCGGACGGCGGCCGGGTCAACGTATCGCCGAAGGGGTATCAGGACACGTTCGCGATCCTCGACGAGCACACCGTCGCG is a genomic window containing:
- a CDS encoding SAM-dependent methyltransferase is translated as MTTPGSPSGRPGAPVPTGVGRTALMVAAARAAESAREEPLFADPYAADFLAAGDIGEETTDADGASKIWDSFSSYLPIRTRFFDDYLLDATRTIRQVVIIAAGLDTRAFRLPLAPEVTVYELDTPEMLAFKQQVLDARGARPAGHRIAVPVDLREDWGSPLAAAGFDPSASSAWLVEGLLSYLTPEHNDRLLAGISDRSAAGSRLSIEYLHVDAVALMAAAVTGESGTEISAMWQGGGVAEPAQTWLDRHGWDAEVFDTHERAAAYHRELPPLGDSPMDRFGDTARSGLVIARRH
- a CDS encoding aldehyde dehydrogenase family protein translates to MGARLSRRETIRCCKILHRWSTTGAVIAGRAAAHITRVALELGGKNPHIIFTSHHVAPGVGDDHGIAGSGLCSGGPAPRGIRRSPLCSRNRSRVKR
- a CDS encoding TauD/TfdA dioxygenase family protein — translated: MSVDTLDTATTVQVTKLGTHIGARIDGVRLGGDLGPAAVAAIRAALAEHKVIFFRGQHHLTEDGQYEFAELLGSPTNPHPTVRSAGRKSLAIDSRLGRSNSWHTDVTFVDRVPKASILRAVVLPSYGGSTTWASTVAAYNSLPEPLERLAESLRARHTNLYDYAAGAEDNPDEGATAYRREFESTYFETEHPVVEVHPETGERALLLGGFVKQFVGLSSSESQALFRLFQDRVTRLENTTRWNWELGDVAIWDNRATQHYAIDDYDGSEHRRLTRITLAGDIPVGVDGEQSTVISGDAEYYSAVDRSARAA
- a CDS encoding ABC transporter permease; the encoded protein is MIARWTGAERSPADEGNPVNLWSYIRGRGELLTFLTYQHASLAFQTVLVGTVAAVLIAVAVYRMPLLSALSLTSSRVALTIPSLALLALLLVPFGLGVVPSFIMLAFFAAMPVIGNAIVGLRSVPASVVESARGIGFSRMRILLTVELPIAWPVILTGIRVSTQMIVGVAAIVAYVLGPGLGSLIFNGLSRLGGANALEMALTGTVLIVVIALVFDALLVLLGRLTIAKGLS
- a CDS encoding ATP-binding cassette domain-containing protein, producing the protein MTDAVTSRDTATTVSERTVTGASITLDSVVKRFKGQQKPAVERLDLEIPAGEIVAFVGPSGCGKTTTLKMINRLIEPTEGRIFIDGRDVTREDPDKLRQSIGYVIQSGGLFPHWSVAKNVGAIPRVLGWDKKRIAERTEYLLDLVGLDPTIFADRLPKDMSGGQQQRVGVARALAADPPVLLMDEPFGAVDPITRARLQDSLIAIQHELGKTIVIVTHDFEEATKLGDKVLILSEGGHMEQYAAPEDILTDPATPFVEEFVGSGAKLAYLTVSRVRDVTSDKVVTARIGESAPAVIERAKSAGHSWVVVVDSAGRPRSWPTLTELATKPEVSDFLDRRLPVVARSSTLNDALDAMLATSQGAALVTDGRGAVVGSLSIDSVTEVIRDKLADARSDEEDPSYVTYVDGTDPAPTPVVAADDEPGSAGQA
- a CDS encoding ABC transporter permease, whose translation is MNRLRRLPIDVWFEPLIIAVIGIGYLLWYRSSTFTETESASLGWANLQNTILEHIELTVVATVIVVVIAIPLGIALTRPALKRFEPVAVNIANIGQAAPAVGLLVLFTFWLGTGFRTAIVGLVVYAILPILQNTIVGLRQVDQRTIEASRGIGYSGTRTLFQVELPLAVPVILNGVRTALVILVGTATLSTFIGATSLGTLITTGVTLFLPKLLISGAILVGLLALTIDWLGRLVELAATPRGVS
- a CDS encoding glycine betaine ABC transporter substrate-binding protein → MSSAPARLVTTVSVLLAAVSLLAGCGLVSSSGTFHEARLPDGQRPLDGAELVVTSKSFTEGVLLGKITATYLAAAGAEVTDLTGAPGSASSRQAQLNGDADILWEYTGTGWVNYHNQTETISDPQELWQRVHDIEKRDYDLEWMPPANFNDTYAFGASTPAAERLGVKSLSDVAALPVGDRTFCVDDEFFSRSDGFIPMLQKYGIPYNDPNGVPAANVTRMDAGVVYTATAKSQPCNFGMVYTTDGRVKNLNLVVLDDDRKFFLPYSGTAVVRGEIADRYPELAPLLGTISELLTDDLMQELNGRVDIDGEDPSDVAYDWLKSENLVD
- a CDS encoding FAD-dependent oxidoreductase, which translates into the protein MITILGSGIAGTALAGALSRSGRPVTVYEQRDGGGGGAFLILDGRGHRSLVSLGVPEQDLHAASYPLSELRYTPDDGVTRRRPSEGHRFWLRSDLIAVLKRFALDAGAAISYGSPIAEVAVDASSGHTTLRIGSRTVTARDLVIGADGIDSVARAGTEPGRTPEYAGDVVIYGMTAKPVECPTDPFVLHFHAESAAGTRPATTFGHIWRPGADAALWFLRIEREPLPLAETGVVPAGRWAAEVAEAAPTSVRELTELLVAATAQVHVSNARNVALTAAAAPVTPVILVGDADHAITPAAGVGAREGIEDIEAVYHAIVTGGSPAEAMIARRRVISEERERVARRMRA